The Archocentrus centrarchus isolate MPI-CPG fArcCen1 chromosome 1, fArcCen1, whole genome shotgun sequence genome includes the window CATGTGAGACAAGATTAATTCATCACAGGGTTGCCTTGtgatgccacagcctacctttTGTCTAGTGTGTTGTCTTTTATATTCTCTCAGTTGTTTGAGTAGATCTTGTCTGTGTACAGtcatggtcaaaaaaaaaaaagtacaccctCTGTCAGTTCTATacatattacactgtcattatttattttacaaaaactaagctgaaatacaggaagcagtgtgtgaaaaattaagtacaccccatgattcagcagTTTAAAACCACCTTAAGCAGGAATAACTTGAGGTAATCATTtactgtatgactttatcagtctctcacatcgctgtggaggaattttgtcccactTGTCTTTACAGCATCACGTCAgatcattgaggtttgtgggtattaatttatgcacagctctcttaaggtcccaccacagcatttcagtcaggttgaggtctgaactttgactggATCATTGCAGCgccttgatttttattttatttttcagtcattctgttgtagctTTGCTGCTCtggttgggatcattgtcctggtGCATGACCCGATTTCAGTCGAGCTTaagctgtcagacagacggcctcatatttgactctagaatactttgatatACGGAGTAGTTCATGGTTAAAACAATAATTTCAAGGTGCCCAGGCCCTGTAGCTGCAAAataaacccaaatcatcacccctccaccaccgtgctttaCAGTAAGTATGAGGTGTTacactgtgtttagttttcaccAAACACAGCACTGTGCATCATGGCCAAAAAAATCTCCActtctgtccaaaggacattgttccagaagtcttgagGTTTGTTCGGTTATACAGACCTAAACCACGCTGCCCTGTCAGAGTTAAACATCTATATGTTTAACTTTGGCTGCTGTTTGTCATTAGGCAGATTATTTACTGTAAGTCTGTCAAAACTGTGAAAACAGCTAGAAAACGAGTAAAGTcaagtcaaatttatttgtATTCAGACACAAGATAATTCAGAGTGTTTTACAGTGGGATAGAAAGAGGAACACAGAGATATTTAAAAGATACAGGTCGTGATATAAAGCACGCACAAACGCTCCTGATAGgagaagtgaaaaacaaacaagaatagAATCGTAAGTTGTTTCCCATGttcacagatgtgtgtgtgtatgtgtgtgtatatatatatataaataaataaataatgatctTTAGACCACATCGTGGGGCTGTTGTGGGCCAAGACATTGAGCCAAAGGAAGTCCAAAGGCTGAATAAACCTGAGGTGAGCGGCACCTCAGGTTtattttttctgcagttttggAACTACGAGCAACATTTTTCTGATTAAACGTAACTTTTTGATCCTTTGTTGATTGGAAAATCCGGATTAGTGCAGTTTCTATGTCGTCTTGAGCCATAAAGAGTTGCAGACTCATGGCAGGTTCTAACTAAATGTGATTCAGCTATGAGCTCCAGAGATATAATGGGACTAATATGATTGTGGTTGTTCACATGGTTTCTGTCCTCTGTTGCAATGATTGATGTCTTATTAAATTAATAACCACAGTATGACAGCTTCTGTGAAAATGAGAATTAAAGAAGGAAGAAATATAAGAAATGAAATTGTTCCAATAATGTGATCAAGTGCTGTAATGGGATTATTTGAGTCTTTTAAGTTTGGTTTAATGTGTTTAAGATGACTCAggtctgtgctgcagctgtaatggattttttttcttctcgtCTGCAGAGTGAGTCGGTCAAATACTTCCTGGATAACTTGGATCGTATTGGACAACTGGTGAGTCATAATGACGAGTTAAATCTGATGTACTCTTTTTAACTCTTTCACCTTGTGAGAACATGTTCTTATATCGTTCCTCAGAACTATATCCCAAGCAAGCAAGACATTTTGTTTGCGAGGAAGGCGACTAAAGGGATTGTCGAGCACGACTTTGTCATCAAAAAGATTCCTTTCAAGATGGTGGATGTTGGAGGGCAAAGGTCTCAGAGGCAGAAGTGGTTTCAGTGCTTCGATGGGATCACATCGATACTTTTCATGGTATCGTCGTCAGAGTATGACCAGGTGCGTGCATATAAGAACACAAATACCAGCCTGATTATGAAATGCTGTTGCAGTGGAAATGTTTGTCTCTTGACTTCTGGGATTGTGAAATGCCCAAGAAACatcagagagacacacaacatTTGCGGTGAACACAAAGCTCTCTTTGTGGTATGCTGAGGAAACTTCATTGTTCCCATAGTCATGGCTTGAGTTCAAGCCAGCGGTCATATGATGATGACCGAACCCTTAATTGGTGCACAGATAagacctgaaaacaaaaaaataaaacaaaaagactaATTCTGAGCGTCTGCAATTCCAGGTCTTGATGGAGGATCGCAGGACAAACCGTCTGGTCGAGAGTATGAACATCTTCGAGACGATCGTCAACAACAAGCTCTTCCTTAACGTGtccatcatcctcttcctcaaCAAAACGGACCTGCTGGTGGAAAAGATTCGCACGGCCGACATTCGCAAGAACTTCCCCGAGTTCAGAGGGGACCCGCGCAGGCTAGAGGACGTACAGGTACACAGTGGTTTTTAGGTTCAATAAAACTCTGAGTGCAGTTGCAGAGCTTGAACTTCTTCCTGAatctctctgttttctttctctatGCAGCTACTATTTTGCAACGATAGCACCTTTCATGCATTCAAGAAGAGCCTGTCAGTACATGTAAACTTTTATTTGACATAcaaattgtttagttttatcTATAAAGACCCAATTTTCtgtcattacacacacacacacacacacacacacacacacacacacacacacacacacacacacacacacgtaaaggGGCGTTTAGAAGCCCTTAGACATTAGTTTATTACCAAGGCTTGAATTTAACAAAAGAAATATAGTTCAGCATTAAAACTGTTACTTAAAGGGTCATTTTGAGAATGGCTGCACATCCTCCTGACACCTCAAATTTCCTCTCCCTTCTGAAGAGATGATCCAGGTTAATTCTTGCCTTTAATTAGGCTTTTAGCATCCATGACTGAAGTCAAGATAATTAATGATAATCCTAAAAGCTGGATTAAAGAGCAACACTCAAAATGGGAACATTACTAATACTACCTGACTTACTCTACAACCTGTGTGTTACGGCAGTTTTCTAAACCCATGTTACAAAGCGGCACTGAtgcaaatggatttttttttttttttttgctctttttgggTACTCAAAGTGCTTCCTTGCTACACAACTGCTTTTTTCTAAGTGCTTTTagcctaacattcacactcagggCTCAACGTGAAGACGACGGGCGTCGGTGATCTACCTCTTGAGCCACACCCGCCTCTGTAGGCAACAGCTTCATGACAAGCAGATTTTACTACAGAAGCGTCACATTAAtagttggttggttggttagtTTGAACAGTCGAAACACGAGAGCATGCCGATTtagttagaaaataaaaaatgcaccagtactttttttatttatttattttttttacatgatcTGCGTCTCTTGTAAGCTGCACTGATTGCTGGTTTTTGTGAACCATGAGGTGGTGTATCGCTTTAAACTGGGCAGCAGCATTAGCTCCTTTCCTTTTCTGGACTTATCAAGCTCACTGTAGCTTCTGATTTTTTATTCTTGCCCTCTGCTGAATTATTtgtgcatgattcacagttaaaaatcatccttatttatcttaaacAGGGATTATCCACTGTCTGAAGCAAACTGTTTTAACTCCTTTCACTTTAGGCCAGCTTTCTTCAGATTGGTTGCCCCTCCCAAACAGAAGGTCTAAAccgcaggtgggtggggcttctgtgctcacagccagagcctGAGTTGGCCATATTAATGATATCTACTGTCACTGCAGAATCAAGAGTAGAACAATTGAAACAAAGTGTtgagagcagtctgaagctcGATcgtttggctcacagggattacttgcacaTATACTGACCCCATTATCTGAAGCTTAGGCCATATTTAATGactgaaaataacaaaataataggTCCACTACAAAAATCCTTCCTCCAAGAGTCTGAGAGAAAAGTGGAAGTCTCATGTTTCCCTTTTATAGCAAGGATGAAGACTGTTGTCTCTTTGAACAAACAGCATGCAGAGACAAGTCCTGTCCTCCTATTGTGTGTCAAAAAAGGGTGTCATAAAAGCTGGTGTGATCTTGTATTTAAGTCAGTATAGTACAAACGTAAACACTCTTGCTCTCCCGCCTCTGCTTCTTTCAGGCATTCCTGGTGCAGTTGTTTAGTCGTAAGAGGAGAAACCGAGGGAAGCCACTTTTCCACCACTTCACCACTGCGGTAGACACAGAAAATATCCGCTTTGTCTTCCATGCCGTGAAGGACACCATCCTGCAGGAAAACCTCAAAGATATCATGCTGCAGTGACCTTTACATCACAGATGATGGCTTCTCTGACTGTTAACTGTGAATCCAGGCCCCGGAGGACTTCTTAGAAAGTCTCCTTTGATCTGACACAACACCCTGTGAGTGTGtattaacactgacctgtggaACTGTCACTTGACCCACACAGAGTGGATCCTAGTGAACTCTGAACCTGTGGAGCCCTGTAGCGACTGTGGATCCGTTGACGTTTGGCCCCTGGGGAATCCTTACGTTTGACCTGTATAAATGTGTGAATGCTGTAAAAAGACCTTTTCCTTGCACAGGTtccaaaatgtgtaaaaaacaaaaaaaaacaaacaaaaaaaaaaaaacaatgtagaGGAAAGCACCAACTACATGACGTGAGCACTGAACGTGGTTTTTCTCACATGTATATAAGACTCATGACAACATGTCACTAAACCCAGTCAGACTGCTGCCTGTGGAAATGTAGCTCGAGCTGTGTGAACAAGTAGCGGGAGGGGAAGTAGTGCAAAGAAAGAATACcggagaaagaaaaacatgaggTTTGGAGTGAGCTGAAAAATGCTCCGTCTTAAAGTACGtgtgacagagggaaggaggtttGGGGGTCCGTACTGGTCATATGCTGCGTTATGTGAAAAGGTTGTACAAGTGTTCCTGTCAATGAACTTCAGCAGAGGAGGGTGACGAAGCTGTGTTACACTCCTTGTCCTCTCCTGcgctgccttttcttttttttttctctcctcttgtgTTAATTCCCTTGTTCCCGCCATTGTTCAAGAGATCAACAGCTGCAGATAACAAGTCTTATTCTTCTAATCCCACTCCTCCTCAGCACAGTAGACACATTGttcttctccttctccagcAGAAGAAGGTTACGGTCAAATTAGTCTCAtctaagctttaaaaaaaaaaatatgcagaacCACACACGGCTCCTGGTCCTCTATGAATTATAGTTCATCTCCATCCATATGCCTTTCCCAGGCTTTCCTCTCCCTTCTATTCTGTGATTCCCACGGCATCCCAGTAGATGTACCACAATAGCATAGACTTGACCTGAGGCATAttctaagttaaaaaaaaaaaaaaaaaatctacaagaAAGCTTTGGGATATGGTTACACTGCTTGTTCCTGTTCTTTTGTCCTGTAAACGTGCCGGGAACAGCAGAAAATGACGGGTTTGAACTGCAGATGACCTGATCCCCATGTTTTTCGTAGCCATTTTGGACTTTTGTAGCAGCTGGGGTGGGAAGCCTTCCTAGGAAAAACATCAAGACAATAACAAGTGACCTACACAAGCcagactgaggaaaaaaaaatcacaggaaaGCTGGTTTATACAAGTTTTAGTGACTGGCTAGTCTGTGACT containing:
- the gna12a gene encoding guanine nucleotide-binding protein subunit alpha-12a, with product MSGVVRTLSRCLLPAEASRDPGGSKEGSRERDAAQEREARRRSREIDAMIARERRAIRRLVKILLLGAGESGKSTFLKQMRIINGQEFDQKALLDFRDTIYENILKSESVKYFLDNLDRIGQLNYIPSKQDILFARKATKGIVEHDFVIKKIPFKMVDVGGQRSQRQKWFQCFDGITSILFMVSSSEYDQVLMEDRRTNRLVESMNIFETIVNNKLFLNVSIILFLNKTDLLVEKIRTADIRKNFPEFRGDPRRLEDVQAFLVQLFSRKRRNRGKPLFHHFTTAVDTENIRFVFHAVKDTILQENLKDIMLQ